One Chlorobaculum limnaeum genomic window carries:
- a CDS encoding YtxH domain-containing protein — protein MEHQDKYYKGLFFGAMLGAAVGTIMGLLFAPRKGEDTQMIITGKLKRAIDRATDMYEGSELEATYSNEAKHRSQEIIDSARDEARKILDEANDIIRDIRGQSKAQEN, from the coding sequence ATGGAACATCAGGACAAATACTACAAGGGACTGTTTTTCGGAGCCATGCTCGGCGCGGCGGTCGGTACCATCATGGGCCTGCTCTTCGCTCCGCGCAAGGGCGAGGATACCCAGATGATCATAACCGGCAAGCTCAAACGCGCCATCGATCGGGCGACGGACATGTATGAAGGTTCGGAACTCGAAGCGACCTACAGCAACGAGGCCAAGCACCGCTCGCAGGAGATTATCGACAGTGCGCGCGACGAGGCCCGCAAGATTCTCGACGAGGCGAACGACATCATCAGGGACATTCGCGGCCAGTCCAAAGCGCAGGAGAACTGA
- a CDS encoding alpha/beta fold hydrolase, with protein sequence MLTFTGAAGGDAGNVLLLHAFPVSAEMWEPQLAPLAESGYRVIAPYVYGFDSSPSRPGWSMDDYARDLARLIEALGWSSATVVGLSMGGYQALAFYRLYPELIDSLVLCDTRANADSPEVLAGRQQFRNAVMEKGSEEATARMVPNFFAKETYASNQPLVEKTRESIVRQAPEEISEAMRAIAERKDSTELLTEIACPTLIVNGMEDTVTTQEVAAKMHALIPGSKLELIPEAGHLSNLDQPAMFNGILLEHLRSL encoded by the coding sequence ATGCTGACCTTCACTGGAGCGGCTGGCGGAGACGCCGGTAACGTGTTGCTTCTGCACGCTTTCCCGGTTTCGGCGGAGATGTGGGAGCCGCAACTCGCCCCGCTCGCCGAGTCGGGCTACCGGGTCATCGCCCCGTACGTCTATGGCTTCGACAGTTCGCCGTCGCGCCCCGGCTGGAGCATGGACGATTACGCCCGCGACCTCGCCCGCCTCATCGAAGCACTCGGCTGGTCAAGCGCGACTGTGGTGGGCCTCTCGATGGGCGGCTACCAGGCGCTGGCATTTTACCGGCTCTACCCGGAGCTGATCGATTCGCTGGTGCTTTGCGACACGCGGGCCAACGCCGATTCGCCGGAGGTGCTGGCCGGGCGGCAGCAGTTCAGAAATGCGGTGATGGAGAAGGGATCGGAGGAGGCCACCGCGAGGATGGTTCCGAACTTTTTCGCGAAGGAGACCTACGCCTCGAACCAGCCGCTCGTCGAGAAAACGCGGGAGAGCATCGTCCGCCAAGCGCCGGAGGAGATCAGCGAAGCGATGCGGGCCATCGCCGAGCGGAAGGATTCGACGGAGCTCTTGACCGAGATCGCCTGCCCGACGCTCATCGTCAACGGCATGGAGGACACCGTCACCACGCAGGAAGTCGCCGCCAAAATGCACGCCCTGATTCCCGGCTCAAAGCTCGAACTGATCCCCGAAGCCGGCCACCTCTCGAACCTCGACCAACCCGCGATGTTTAATGGAATATTGCTGGAGCATTTGCGGAGCTTGTAA
- a CDS encoding TIR domain-containing protein — MQRHKVFVSYHHANDQHYRNLFEGLFANHYDIMVSKSVQIGEIDSNLNAETIRQKIRDEYLRDSTVTVVLIGTQTWQRKHVDWEIGSCIRDTRLNPRSGLLGIFLPSYPITSDNKFNPYTIPPRLYKIWEKGFAKLYNWNTNPHIVQSWIHEAFLNRDKVIPDNSFSSFVDNRTGDRWYE, encoded by the coding sequence ATGCAACGTCACAAAGTATTTGTTAGCTATCATCACGCTAATGACCAACATTATAGGAATTTATTTGAAGGGCTTTTTGCAAATCATTATGATATAATGGTTTCAAAATCTGTTCAAATTGGCGAAATTGATTCCAATCTGAATGCTGAAACAATACGTCAAAAGATTAGAGATGAATACTTAAGAGATTCAACTGTAACAGTAGTCCTTATTGGAACTCAAACATGGCAGAGAAAACATGTTGATTGGGAAATTGGTTCATGCATTCGTGACACAAGATTAAATCCACGTTCAGGACTGTTAGGTATCTTTTTGCCAAGTTATCCTATTACATCTGACAATAAATTTAATCCCTACACAATTCCACCAAGACTTTATAAAATTTGGGAAAAAGGATTTGCAAAACTATATAATTGGAACACAAATCCACATATTGTTCAGAGTTGGATTCATGAAGCATTTTTGAATAGGGATAAAGTTATTCCAGATAATTCTTTTTCTTCATTTGTAGATAATAGAACAGGAGACCGTTGGTATGAATGA
- a CDS encoding toll/interleukin-1 receptor domain-containing protein, whose product MDLHKIEVFLDKNDMNLQSVDGKKDPQKVVAAIKKGIQGSDFMICIASDNSLNSKWVPFELGYAYAFDSVKIFALRHKSIIEANLPDYLRIDNIIRTRNDFFSFLKSLKGVDRFNNSLEDMNRYEDLLLPLAKILDRDNLPIPSFLNINISKS is encoded by the coding sequence TTGGATTTACATAAGATTGAAGTTTTTCTTGATAAAAACGATATGAATTTGCAATCAGTTGATGGAAAAAAAGATCCTCAAAAAGTTGTTGCAGCTATAAAAAAGGGAATACAAGGTTCTGATTTTATGATTTGTATTGCTTCAGATAATTCGCTTAATTCAAAATGGGTGCCGTTTGAATTAGGTTATGCTTATGCTTTTGATAGTGTGAAAATATTTGCATTAAGGCATAAAAGTATTATCGAAGCAAATTTACCAGACTATTTAAGGATTGATAATATTATTCGAACTAGAAATGATTTTTTTTCTTTTCTTAAATCGTTAAAAGGGGTTGACCGATTTAATAATAGTCTGGAAGATATGAATAGGTATGAAGATTTATTGCTCCCTTTAGCTAAAATATTGGACAGGGACAATTTACCAATTCCAAGTTTTCTGAATATAAATATAAGTAAATCATAA